One window from the genome of Saprospiraceae bacterium encodes:
- a CDS encoding DUF885 domain-containing protein yields the protein MQSEHPTAQSLIPDAKKNIEAIRQFLVDNKIVTMPSEVRVKVAETPAFARATSTASMDTPGPFETKATEAYYYITPVDPRWTAKQKEDWLAQFNFYTTDIVSIHEAYPGHYTQFLHLNASDASKIQKIFYSYAFVEGWAHYTEKMLIDAGYGNTGDLIKAAKFRMAQSGQALLRICRLCVSIKTHCQGMNVEEATQFFMANWYQGDKPSRQEAMRGTYDPGYLFYTLGKLQILKLREDYKKQEGENYSLQKFNNAMLDNGMPPIQIMRELLLKDKMEWPNILD from the coding sequence TTGCAAAGTGAGCACCCAACGGCGCAAAGTTTAATACCCGATGCCAAAAAAAACATAGAGGCCATTCGTCAATTTTTAGTAGATAATAAGATTGTAACTATGCCTTCCGAAGTCCGTGTAAAAGTAGCAGAAACTCCTGCATTTGCCCGCGCAACAAGTACTGCATCAATGGATACACCCGGTCCTTTTGAAACAAAAGCAACTGAGGCTTATTATTACATTACTCCCGTTGATCCAAGATGGACTGCAAAACAGAAGGAGGATTGGTTGGCTCAATTTAATTTTTACACCACAGATATTGTTTCTATTCATGAAGCCTACCCAGGTCACTACACTCAATTCCTGCATCTAAATGCTTCAGACGCCTCCAAAATTCAAAAGATTTTCTATAGTTACGCATTTGTTGAAGGTTGGGCTCACTACACCGAAAAAATGCTGATTGATGCTGGTTATGGCAATACAGGCGACCTCATAAAAGCTGCAAAATTTCGCATGGCTCAATCAGGCCAAGCCTTACTCCGGATTTGTCGATTATGCGTATCTATCAAAACGCATTGTCAGGGCATGAATGTTGAGGAAGCAACTCAGTTCTTCATGGCCAATTGGTATCAAGGTGACAAACCGTCCCGACAAGAAGCAATGCGTGGTACTTACGACCCGGGTTATTTGTTTTACACATTAGGAAAATTGCAAATCCTAAAACTACGTGAAGATTATAAAAAACAAGAAGGTGAAAATTACAGCTTACAAAAATTCAATAATGCCATGTTGGATAACGGTATGCCTCCTATTCAAATCATGAGAGAATTATTGTTGAAAGACAAAATGGAATGGCCCAATATTTTGGATTAA
- a CDS encoding DUF885 family protein, which produces MKKYILLLLVFAAFSCTETEKKSNTDGDRAFDKVTEDYIKEYLDWRPQTGVMLGLHEYDGKLADYSKASIDAELARLKKYDKNLSEMDSASLSYKKYYDWKMLRSSIKNEIFIIEDLNIYTKNPIFYFWAIDVNIYIKRNFAPIEQQIKSIIAIENMVPQFFENAKMNLQDTLAIPHIQLAIDMARGSASFMETDLLVALKEVKNETLMKEFATANQKAIDAFNSFVVFLVKEKLPQGNNDYAIGKENYQKMLLYGEAINMTPDEILSIGMNELKKEQASFNAAAKIINPNKNQLMFIMNCKVSTQRRKV; this is translated from the coding sequence ATGAAAAAATATATTCTATTGCTTTTAGTTTTTGCTGCTTTTAGCTGCACTGAAACTGAAAAGAAGTCCAATACTGATGGAGACCGTGCTTTTGACAAAGTAACTGAAGATTATATCAAAGAATATCTTGACTGGCGACCACAAACTGGCGTTATGCTCGGCTTACATGAGTATGATGGAAAACTAGCCGACTACAGTAAAGCCTCTATTGATGCAGAATTAGCCCGTTTGAAAAAATATGACAAGAACCTTTCCGAAATGGATTCCGCTTCCTTGAGCTACAAGAAATATTACGATTGGAAAATGTTGCGTTCAAGTATCAAAAATGAAATTTTCATCATTGAAGACTTGAATATCTATACTAAAAACCCAATATTTTATTTCTGGGCCATTGATGTTAACATATATATCAAACGCAATTTTGCACCCATTGAACAGCAAATCAAATCGATCATTGCTATCGAAAATATGGTTCCTCAATTTTTCGAAAATGCTAAGATGAATTTACAGGATACTTTAGCAATTCCCCACATTCAATTAGCCATTGATATGGCAAGAGGTTCTGCTTCATTTATGGAAACCGATTTATTGGTGGCGTTAAAGGAAGTAAAAAATGAAACCCTTATGAAAGAATTTGCAACTGCTAACCAAAAAGCAATTGATGCTTTCAACTCTTTTGTTGTTTTTTTAGTGAAAGAAAAATTGCCACAGGGAAACAATGATTATGCTATCGGAAAAGAAAATTATCAAAAAATGTTGCTTTATGGTGAAGCCATAAATATGACTCCAGACGAAATTTTGTCGATTGGAATGAATGAATTGAAGAAAGAACAGGCCTCCTTTAATGCAGCAGCAAAAATTATCAACCCAAATAAAAACCAATTGATGTTTATAATGAATTGCAAAGTGAGCACCCAACGGCGCAAAGTTTAA
- a CDS encoding SRPBCC domain-containing protein codes for MTNFDWTTFTRKIAIKAKLPDIYDAWTKASEIEKWFLSKATFIDTNKNPIGKDKPIEKGFTYEWNWYLYDTTEQGKITDSNGKDYIQFTFAGECLVDIKLSIQDEYVIVELTQKNIPTDDNSKQGIRLGCDSGWSFFLANLKSIYEGGHDLRNKNPNFKGMLNN; via the coding sequence TTGACAAATTTCGACTGGACAACATTTACAAGAAAAATAGCAATTAAGGCAAAGCTACCCGACATCTATGATGCTTGGACAAAAGCATCAGAAATTGAAAAATGGTTTTTAAGCAAAGCTACTTTTATCGACACTAACAAGAATCCAATAGGCAAAGACAAGCCAATTGAAAAAGGATTTACCTACGAATGGAATTGGTATTTATATGACACTACTGAACAGGGTAAAATTACTGACTCTAACGGCAAGGACTATATACAATTTACTTTTGCCGGTGAATGTTTAGTTGACATTAAACTTTCTATTCAAGACGAATATGTAATAGTAGAACTAACTCAAAAAAATATTCCAACAGACGACAATTCAAAACAAGGAATCCGACTAGGTTGCGACTCTGGTTGGTCTTTCTTTCTAGCAAACTTAAAATCTATCTATGAAGGTGGACATGACTTAAGAAACAAAAATCCTAATTTTAAAGGAATGCTAAATAATTAA
- a CDS encoding type II toxin-antitoxin system HicA family toxin, translating into MRTLSGKDICFILSKHGFIKVRQKGSPVIMQKLTEDSTIPVPIPMHKEIKIGTLHSIIRQSELSKLDFE; encoded by the coding sequence ATGAGAACATTATCTGGTAAAGACATCTGTTTCATATTATCAAAGCATGGATTTATAAAAGTGAGACAAAAAGGAAGTCCTGTAATAATGCAAAAACTTACAGAGGATTCAACCATACCAGTTCCAATACCAATGCATAAGGAAATTAAAATTGGAACATTGCATTCAATAATAAGACAATCAGAACTTTCAAAGCTGGACTTTGAATGA
- a CDS encoding type II toxin-antitoxin system HicB family antitoxin, translating into MNRKIELTAVIEKEDNMYISLCPELDIASQSETPDEAKSNLVEALELFYETASETEISKRLHNELQISRVTVNI; encoded by the coding sequence ATGAACAGAAAAATTGAATTAACAGCAGTAATAGAAAAGGAAGACAATATGTATATTTCGCTTTGCCCTGAATTAGATATTGCCAGTCAAAGTGAAACTCCTGACGAGGCGAAATCTAATCTTGTCGAAGCGCTTGAGTTATTTTATGAGACAGCATCTGAAACTGAAATATCTAAAAGATTGCATAACGAATTGCAAATCTCCAGAGTTACAGTTAACATCTAA
- a CDS encoding alpha/beta hydrolase: protein MKKKKWWKIFKIIWFSLVIIFFIWNWTTFQSHNLPKDTFLNSDIVSVTETDDQITFKSDTSKNQIEVIFFQGGLTDPKAYAPLCRKLAENGFTCHLIKMDWRLPQYDYHKASKLFDLTKGNFVIGGHSQGGKMTAQFVYENPNVFKGLFLMGTSHPRDIDLSAQNIPCIKLYAENDGLANVDEVLANKNKLPKDTKLVLIKGGNHSQFGYLGKLLMDSSADISLEEQQQQTFDNLISFMNEIKNGL from the coding sequence ATGAAAAAGAAAAAATGGTGGAAAATCTTTAAGATAATTTGGTTTAGCCTTGTAATTATTTTCTTTATTTGGAATTGGACTACATTCCAATCTCACAATCTTCCCAAAGACACATTTTTAAACTCAGACATTGTTTCTGTAACTGAAACTGATGACCAAATCACTTTTAAATCTGACACTTCCAAAAACCAAATTGAGGTTATCTTCTTTCAAGGTGGCTTAACTGACCCAAAAGCCTATGCACCACTTTGCAGAAAATTAGCAGAAAACGGTTTTACCTGTCACTTAATAAAAATGGATTGGAGACTTCCACAATATGACTATCATAAAGCATCTAAATTATTTGACCTAACAAAAGGAAACTTTGTTATTGGTGGACATTCACAAGGCGGGAAAATGACGGCTCAATTTGTTTATGAAAACCCAAACGTGTTTAAAGGATTATTTTTAATGGGTACTTCTCACCCACGAGATATTGATTTATCAGCCCAAAACATTCCTTGTATAAAACTATATGCAGAAAATGATGGGCTTGCAAATGTTGATGAAGTTTTGGCTAATAAAAACAAGCTGCCCAAGGACACGAAATTAGTTTTGATAAAAGGAGGCAATCATTCTCAATTTGGGTATTTGGGCAAACTACTTATGGACAGTTCGGCTGACATTTCATTAGAAGAACAGCAACAACAAACATTTGACAACTTGATTAGCTTTATGAACGAAATAAAAAACGGATTATAA
- a CDS encoding NAD(P)H-binding protein has translation MQITILGSTGQVGKVVLNQALKAGYQVNVLVRDPEKLANLKEKVKVIRGNLLDEAAVEKALAGSTAVINVSGAVKEADQIEKFKKIGDILVSKMKQNGITRLINISLAVIQLPHEKLDFQRKAIRVLVNLFFKEKKLVNEAVMAAVLKEKSIQWTFVRPAFFSTKPGSGKVLADETKMPGATIMLDDLGLFLVQQISSNDWVRKAPLVASRMD, from the coding sequence ATGCAAATAACAATTCTAGGTTCAACCGGCCAAGTCGGTAAAGTAGTACTAAATCAAGCCCTGAAAGCAGGATATCAGGTTAATGTACTAGTACGAGATCCTGAAAAATTAGCCAACTTGAAAGAAAAAGTAAAGGTCATTAGGGGAAATTTATTAGACGAGGCAGCGGTAGAGAAAGCGTTAGCGGGAAGTACGGCTGTAATTAACGTATCAGGTGCTGTAAAGGAGGCCGACCAAATTGAAAAGTTTAAAAAAATTGGAGACATCTTGGTAAGTAAAATGAAACAAAATGGCATAACAAGACTTATCAATATTTCTTTGGCTGTAATACAACTTCCTCACGAAAAATTGGATTTTCAACGAAAAGCCATAAGAGTTCTTGTTAACCTATTTTTTAAGGAGAAAAAATTAGTAAACGAAGCAGTTATGGCTGCAGTGCTAAAAGAAAAAAGTATTCAATGGACATTTGTTCGACCAGCTTTTTTTTCGACAAAGCCTGGTTCTGGGAAAGTTTTAGCCGATGAAACAAAAATGCCTGGGGCAACCATAATGCTTGATGACTTAGGATTGTTTTTAGTGCAGCAAATTAGCTCTAATGACTGGGTGAGAAAGGCTCCTTTAGTAGCTTCGAGAATGGATTAA
- a CDS encoding T9SS type A sorting domain-containing protein encodes MAANASQYNYKYYAYNSTPNQFILAGDTGTGPTRIIETIASSSINLYPNPATDKLTIALESNNKKVEVTIADITGKIIYSTTESETQKIEVNTKDFAEGIYVVQIQTGEFIETKIIIVEK; translated from the coding sequence TTGGCTGCGAATGCAAGTCAATATAACTACAAATATTATGCGTACAACAGCACACCAAATCAATTTATTCTTGCAGGAGATACAGGAACAGGACCAACAAGAATAATTGAAACCATTGCTTCCTCATCAATAAATCTTTATCCTAACCCCGCCACAGATAAACTCACAATCGCTTTAGAAAGTAACAACAAAAAAGTTGAAGTAACCATCGCTGACATTACAGGAAAAATAATTTACTCAACAACGGAAAGTGAAACACAAAAGATAGAAGTGAATACGAAAGATTTTGCAGAGGGAATTTATGTTGTGCAAATTCAAACAGGAGAATTTATAGAAACGAAAATAATTATCGTTGAAAAATAA
- a CDS encoding peptidase S41, translating into MKKSILTFLILFFSITTYCQTKETISKLNFDFEIAEKGSPVGWNNFGSSNYILAIDSTNIKSGKYSASIEFKEGNPDYKAWAFTIPDNYAGKKITLTGYIKTENVTDGYAGLWMRIDPSIAFDNMNKNGVKGTTDWTKYEITLEMNPEKTKQIVIGGLLVGKGKMLLDNFTVSIDGKDIKDLKPIARKLFPAEKDKEFDKGSGITSISVDKTQIENLKSLGLIWGFLKYYHPNIAKGEYNWDYELFRILPKVLHSENSKNRDSVLIKWIDSFGEFSQGKETVIKSSELKFEPDLAWIKNSSFSDELTTLLLKVKNASRPQEHYYIGLQPGVGNPDFKNENSYSSMKYPDVGFRLLTIYRYWNIIQYFFPYKNLIEEDWKNILEEFIPKFIEAKDDTEYTLATLELIGRVHDTHANIWGSNQVLKNYFGLRYASVELTFIESKPVVTGFYDEKLGKETGLEIGDIISVVNNRPVEEIIKERLKYSPASNYPTKLRDISSKLLRTNDSIINIELIRGDKREVKTLKTFSGKEINIYSKYQVKDTCFKLINKNIAYISNGSLKREYLPKIWEKIENTKGLIIDIRNYPSDFPIYDLSSYLMPKSTPFVKFTNGSIESPGLFTFTKSLNVGNNNKSYYKGKVVILINEISQSSAEFHTMAYRVNPNATVLGSTTAGADGNVSKFYLPGGINTMISGIGVYYPDGKETQRIGIIPDIELKPTIQGIKEGRDELLEKAIKIINGK; encoded by the coding sequence ATGAAAAAATCAATCTTGACATTTTTAATCTTATTCTTTTCGATAACGACATATTGCCAAACTAAAGAGACAATTTCAAAATTAAATTTCGACTTTGAAATAGCTGAAAAGGGAAGCCCTGTTGGCTGGAATAATTTCGGGAGTTCAAATTACATTCTTGCTATCGACTCAACCAACATAAAAAGTGGGAAATATTCTGCTTCTATTGAGTTTAAAGAAGGCAATCCAGACTATAAGGCTTGGGCATTTACAATTCCAGACAACTATGCAGGTAAGAAAATTACACTTACAGGTTACATTAAGACCGAGAACGTTACAGATGGATATGCTGGCCTTTGGATGAGAATTGACCCATCAATTGCCTTTGACAATATGAATAAAAATGGGGTAAAAGGGACAACTGATTGGACAAAATATGAGATAACTCTTGAGATGAACCCTGAAAAAACAAAACAAATTGTTATTGGAGGATTGTTAGTTGGAAAAGGTAAAATGTTGTTAGATAATTTTACTGTATCCATTGACGGGAAAGACATTAAAGACCTAAAACCAATTGCAAGAAAATTATTTCCTGCTGAAAAAGATAAAGAATTTGACAAAGGGTCAGGAATTACAAGCATTTCGGTTGACAAAACCCAAATTGAAAATCTAAAAAGCCTTGGTTTAATTTGGGGCTTTTTGAAATACTATCACCCAAATATTGCTAAAGGAGAATACAACTGGGATTATGAACTTTTTAGAATTCTTCCAAAAGTTCTACATTCAGAAAACAGCAAAAATCGTGATAGTGTCTTGATAAAATGGATTGATAGTTTTGGTGAATTTTCACAAGGCAAAGAAACTGTGATTAAATCATCAGAATTGAAATTTGAACCTGATTTAGCTTGGATTAAAAATTCCAGTTTTTCAGATGAACTCACTACCTTATTATTAAAAGTTAAAAATGCAAGTAGACCGCAAGAACATTACTATATAGGATTACAACCCGGAGTTGGTAACCCTGACTTTAAAAACGAAAATTCTTATTCATCAATGAAATACCCTGATGTAGGTTTTCGTCTTTTGACTATATACAGATATTGGAACATTATTCAATATTTCTTTCCATATAAGAATCTAATCGAAGAAGATTGGAAAAATATATTAGAAGAATTTATCCCCAAATTTATTGAAGCGAAAGATGATACAGAATACACGCTTGCTACATTGGAACTTATTGGTAGGGTACACGACACCCATGCAAATATTTGGGGCAGTAACCAAGTTTTAAAAAATTATTTCGGGCTTCGCTATGCCTCTGTTGAACTAACATTTATTGAAAGTAAACCAGTTGTAACAGGTTTTTATGATGAAAAATTGGGAAAGGAAACAGGGTTAGAAATTGGTGATATTATTTCAGTTGTGAATAATAGACCAGTTGAAGAAATAATAAAAGAGAGATTGAAATATTCTCCAGCTTCGAATTATCCGACCAAATTAAGAGATATTTCCTCCAAGCTTTTAAGAACAAATGATTCTATAATCAATATTGAACTTATTAGGGGTGATAAAAGAGAAGTCAAAACATTAAAGACGTTTTCTGGAAAAGAAATTAATATATACAGTAAATATCAAGTTAAAGACACTTGTTTCAAATTGATAAATAAAAATATCGCCTATATAAGTAATGGTTCTCTTAAAAGAGAATACCTTCCTAAAATTTGGGAAAAAATAGAAAATACAAAAGGGTTAATTATCGACATTAGAAATTACCCTTCCGATTTTCCCATCTATGATTTGAGTAGTTATTTAATGCCCAAAAGCACCCCTTTTGTTAAATTCACTAACGGTAGTATTGAAAGTCCGGGCCTTTTCACTTTCACCAAATCATTAAACGTAGGAAATAATAACAAAAGTTATTATAAAGGGAAAGTCGTTATTTTAATAAATGAAATTTCACAGAGTTCTGCAGAATTTCACACAATGGCATATCGGGTTAATCCAAACGCAACAGTTTTAGGTTCGACAACAGCAGGTGCAGACGGTAATGTGTCAAAATTCTACTTGCCAGGTGGAATAAATACAATGATAAGTGGAATTGGTGTTTACTATCCTGATGGAAAAGAAACTCAAAGAATCGGCATTATACCTGATATTGAACTTAAACCAACAATTCAAGGGATAAAAGAAGGTAGAGACGAATTGTTGGAAAAAGCAATAAAAATTATCAATGGGAAATAG
- a CDS encoding type II toxin-antitoxin system RelE/ParE family toxin: MEVHFTKTATLDLNSIIGYLSNEWGEKAALKFQSKLKHLLTLISLNPYLGVLENSSNRIYSILLIKKVRVYYRIRDEKLIILSLFDVRRNPNLKPT, encoded by the coding sequence ATGGAAGTACACTTTACAAAAACTGCTACACTTGATTTAAATAGCATCATAGGATATCTGTCAAATGAATGGGGTGAAAAAGCAGCTTTAAAATTCCAGTCCAAACTTAAGCACCTTTTAACATTAATAAGTTTGAATCCTTACCTTGGAGTGCTAGAGAATTCGAGTAATAGAATTTACAGTATACTATTGATTAAAAAAGTAAGAGTATACTATAGGATTCGAGATGAAAAACTTATTATTCTTTCATTATTTGATGTACGTCGTAATCCTAATTTAAAACCAACGTGA
- a CDS encoding T9SS type A sorting domain-containing protein: MKSLLLFLILPNLALTQAWAPIGAKWTYTQGTINPNYTTFTTFESVADTVIDGQSCKILTIIEHYGPGWSDTSQQYTYSDSNRVYFYSGTSWCLIYDFNAQQGDTFVLNCFHGALVQPVVKVLSVDTITINGHQRKRFNYLVSDLLIGFSGFVIEGIGNTYGMFPVVHHTLGIGPLRCYEDSILGLYKNQYYYRNRDSAWHQDCNLIITGVDDQNASENLKVFPNPFFDNLTFQFLKNIQTRITLYDLMGKCVLDQIFTNYATINTELLPRSIYFYEVRSNNGTRKTGMIIKQ; the protein is encoded by the coding sequence ATGAAGTCGCTTCTACTTTTTCTTATTCTACCGAACCTAGCCTTAACCCAGGCATGGGCTCCAATTGGTGCAAAATGGACTTACACACAAGGTACAATCAATCCCAATTATACAACATTCACAACATTTGAGTCGGTTGCAGATACAGTTATAGATGGACAAAGTTGTAAGATCTTAACAATAATTGAACACTATGGACCTGGTTGGTCGGACACCTCACAACAATACACATATTCAGATAGCAACCGGGTTTATTTTTATAGTGGCACGAGCTGGTGTTTAATATATGACTTTAATGCACAACAAGGTGATACATTCGTACTGAATTGTTTTCATGGGGCACTCGTCCAGCCAGTAGTAAAAGTTTTATCTGTTGACACAATTACAATTAATGGGCATCAGCGAAAACGCTTTAATTATTTAGTATCCGACTTGCTTATTGGATTTTCTGGATTTGTAATTGAAGGAATCGGTAATACATATGGCATGTTTCCAGTTGTCCATCACACCTTAGGTATTGGACCTTTAAGATGCTATGAAGATAGTATCCTTGGTCTTTATAAAAACCAATATTACTATAGAAATAGGGATTCAGCATGGCACCAGGACTGCAATTTAATTATTACAGGTGTTGACGATCAGAATGCTTCTGAAAATTTGAAAGTTTTTCCGAATCCTTTTTTCGATAATCTTACATTCCAATTCTTAAAAAACATACAAACAAGGATTACTCTTTATGATTTAATGGGAAAGTGTGTTTTAGATCAAATATTTACAAACTACGCTACAATAAATACGGAACTTTTGCCACGTAGTATCTACTTCTATGAGGTAAGGAGCAATAATGGAACACGAAAAACTGGAATGATTATCAAACAGTGA
- a CDS encoding aldo/keto reductase has translation MKQTTTLGHSTLTVNRIGLGCMGMSEFYGSFNEQESINTLHKAIDLGMNFFDTADMYGWGANERLLGKAFKGRWSEVILATKFAVMRGPNGEYLGLNCKPEYIRKACEQSLQNFGVDTIDLYYMHRQDPKVEIEEIVGAMSDLVKQGKIKQLGICEANAEMIRRAHAVHPITAVQNEYSLWSREPEQEILDVCQELGITFVAYSPLGRGFLTGAIKSRADLEASDWRLTLPRFTDEAIKKNLKFVEVVEQIAQDKKVSKAQVALAWVLSQNDEIVTIPGTRKIHRLEENLGAFKVELTQTDLATIQNSMPSETIGTRY, from the coding sequence ATGAAGCAAACAACAACATTAGGACACAGTACTCTAACAGTTAATAGAATTGGACTTGGCTGCATGGGCATGTCTGAGTTCTATGGTTCTTTTAATGAACAGGAATCCATCAATACATTGCATAAAGCCATTGACTTAGGGATGAATTTTTTCGATACAGCCGACATGTATGGTTGGGGAGCAAATGAACGACTATTAGGAAAAGCGTTCAAAGGACGGTGGAGTGAAGTAATTTTAGCGACCAAGTTTGCTGTTATGCGAGGACCAAATGGTGAATATCTTGGACTCAACTGTAAGCCAGAATACATAAGAAAAGCTTGCGAACAGAGTCTTCAAAATTTTGGAGTTGACACAATTGATTTGTATTACATGCATAGGCAAGACCCGAAAGTAGAAATTGAAGAAATTGTTGGCGCAATGAGTGACTTGGTAAAACAAGGTAAAATAAAACAATTGGGCATTTGCGAAGCGAATGCAGAAATGATTCGAAGAGCGCATGCAGTTCACCCGATTACTGCTGTTCAAAATGAATATTCATTGTGGAGCAGAGAACCAGAGCAAGAAATTTTGGATGTATGTCAAGAACTCGGAATCACCTTTGTAGCTTATAGTCCTCTTGGGCGAGGGTTCTTAACAGGGGCAATCAAAAGTCGAGCAGATTTAGAAGCAAGTGATTGGCGTCTTACACTTCCTCGATTTACAGACGAAGCGATAAAGAAAAATTTAAAATTTGTAGAAGTTGTAGAGCAAATTGCACAAGACAAAAAAGTTTCCAAAGCACAAGTTGCTCTTGCTTGGGTTCTTAGTCAAAACGATGAAATCGTGACTATTCCAGGTACTAGAAAAATTCACCGTCTCGAAGAGAACTTAGGTGCATTTAAAGTGGAATTAACCCAAACCGATTTGGCTACAATACAAAATTCTATGCCATCAGAAACAATTGGAACTCGCTATTAG
- a CDS encoding alpha/beta hydrolase, whose translation MENIKTRQFNKVKLSWLDKGHGKAVVFIPGSNGDYRAWLQQVDEFSKNFRTISVSRRFQFPDKFEIGGSSTIDENIDDIKQLVDFLKLDKFVLIGHSFGGYVALAFAEKYPQLIDKLVLEEPTVFPFLMTKAFNPLKLIPLMFKDFGVAISFLRTGLKGIKPTRKYLSNNELQKAKLSFANGIVGHPIKLEELNPTMRQGLDDNIKTFAAESKTAFAYPLSVERMRKMEVKTLLLESDKSPKWFAYICKNLEQTLPNAKLVKINSPTHWLHLDLPNDFNRTVIDFVNQDKI comes from the coding sequence ATGGAAAATATCAAGACACGACAATTCAACAAAGTAAAACTTAGCTGGCTTGACAAAGGACACGGCAAGGCGGTGGTTTTTATTCCTGGTTCAAATGGCGATTACCGAGCATGGCTTCAACAGGTTGACGAGTTTTCAAAAAATTTTAGGACTATCTCGGTAAGTAGAAGATTTCAGTTTCCCGACAAGTTTGAAATTGGTGGAAGCAGCACTATAGATGAAAACATTGACGACATCAAACAACTCGTTGACTTTCTCAAATTAGACAAATTTGTTTTGATTGGACATTCATTCGGTGGCTATGTTGCATTAGCTTTTGCAGAGAAATATCCTCAACTGATTGACAAATTAGTTTTGGAGGAGCCAACAGTATTTCCATTTCTTATGACTAAAGCATTTAATCCTTTAAAATTAATTCCTCTCATGTTTAAAGACTTTGGGGTAGCGATTTCTTTTTTGCGGACTGGATTAAAGGGCATAAAGCCGACACGAAAATATTTATCAAATAATGAGTTGCAAAAAGCAAAACTTTCTTTTGCAAACGGTATTGTCGGACATCCTATAAAACTTGAAGAATTAAATCCTACAATGCGACAAGGGCTTGACGATAACATCAAAACTTTTGCAGCAGAAAGTAAAACAGCTTTTGCATATCCGTTATCAGTAGAGAGAATGAGAAAAATGGAGGTAAAAACTTTGTTACTTGAAAGTGATAAGTCGCCAAAGTGGTTTGCATACATATGTAAAAACCTTGAACAGACTTTGCCCAATGCAAAACTTGTGAAAATAAATTCACCGACTCATTGGTTGCACCTTGACCTACCAAACGACTTTAATAGAACAGTAATTGACTTTGTAAACCAAGACAAAATATGA